TGTGACAAGAACGGTGTGAGTCGTGAAAAGCTGGCTTACATCTGTGATTCTACCTCTGCACCGATCTGTTCGTTGATTCCACTCAATGCCTGGGGAGCCCTGCTTTTGGGACTTATTATCACGGCTATTGAATCAAATGTTATTACAGGAGATCCAATCTCTTTACTGGTCTACTCTATCCCTTATAACTTCTATTCTATCTTTACACTACTGATCGTACTTGCTGTAATATTTTTAAATATTAATATCGGTCCTATGAGTGATGCTACCCCAAAAACTTATCATCTGCCCGAAAACCACTACGATATAAAACCTTCACTATACGGTATGGTTCTGCCGGTAGTAGTAATGGTTGCAATGGTACCTGTAGGCCTTTATATCACAGGTGATGGAGATATCTTCAAAGGCTCGGGTTCTACCTCGGTTTACTATGCGGTTATCACTACCCTGCTCTTCATGTACCTGCTCTTTGTACCAAATAAAACGATCTCACATAAAAAATATTTTGAAGGACTCTTTGATGGGATGGCCCATATGCTTCCGGTAACGACCATCCTTGTATTTGCACTACTCATCGGAAAAGTGATTGGTGATCTGGGTACAGCCAAATATCTTGCAACTCTCTTACATGGCAATATCTCTGCCATCCTCGTGCCTTTACTGATATTTTTAGTCTCTTCTATCACTGCTTTTTCTACTGGTACGAGCTGGGGGACTTTCTCGATCATGATGCCTATCGGGCTGGCATTGGGTGCGACGCTTGATCTTTATATCCCCTTAGTGATCGCTGCAGTGATCAGCGGAGGGATATTCGGTGATCATGCTTCTCCTATCTCCGATACCACTATCATCTCATCGATGGCAGCAGACTGCAACCATATCGATCATGTACGTACACAACTGCCATATGCCCTGCTCGGCGGTGGATTAGCAAGTATCGCCTTTTTGATTGCCGGGTGGGTAACGATATAATTGATAAAGTGAAAATAAATACATTAGAGTACAATAGTATATTCTCTTCTTTTACAATGGGGTTTTAGAAAGAGGAAGTTATAAGCTAAATAAGGGGAATTTTTATGAAAAATGTTTTCATTTCAATCATAGTATCTATAGCTATCGCTGCTTCTGGATACTTTATCGGTCAAACAATGTATAACGCAAAAGTTGCTATAAACACTGCAGAAGTAAAGGGGCTGGCAGAACGGAAAGTGAAAGCTGATTTAGTAAATTGGCGTTTAAACTTCAAGGTTGCTTCCAATAATAAAGAGGATCTCTCCAAGCTATATAGTGATGCTGAAAAAATACAAGAGGATATCATAACACTGCTACTTCAAAGTGGGCTAAAAAAAGAAGAAATTAATATCGGTGTTATAAGCTATAGCCCTATAGAATTTAGAGACAGGGATCAAAAACTGGTAGACCAGCAACATCAGTTAAGTAACGATATTGAGATACAAACCAAAAAAGTAGACCTTATCTCATCGGTTAGATCAAGTATGAATAAACTTATTGCAAAGGGAATAGATATCAATAATTTTGAACCTGAATATAGATTTACAAGTTTAAATGATATCAAACCTGATATGTTGAAAGAAGCTACCCAAAATGCCAGAGTTGCTGCCAATGAATTTGCCCAAAATGCCGGGATAAAAGTGGGTAGTATCAGAAGTGCAATACAGGGAAATTTCGTTATAAGAGATGTTGGTGAAGACTACAGTGATACGAAAAAAATAGACAAGTACGTCAGAGTAGTAACTTCAATTACTTTCTATCTCACTGACTAAACTTTTCTTGTTTACAGATCAAAACTGATGATGTATAACGTTAAAATATTTTGTGAGAATTTTTAGGAGACTAAATGTATCTTTTTACTTCAGAAACCGTTTCGGCAGGACATCCTGATAAGTGTGCCGATATTATCGCAGACACTATCGTAGATACACTTCTTCAAAGTGATCCCAAGTCAAAAGTAGCAACGGAAACCTTTTTGAGCGGCAACCATATCATCATCGGTGGAGAGGTAAAGACGACGGCTGCAACGAGTGAAGCGTTTTATAAAGATATCGCCAGAAAAGCACTTCACAATATCGGTTATCCTGAAAGAGAAGGCTTTGGGCGTGGAGATACACTCTATCCTGATGAAGCAGACATCCATGTCTATATCTCCGAGCAATCGCCTGATATTACCATAGGTGTAGAAAAGGCAGATGAAGAGATCGGTGCTGGTGATCAAGGGATCATGTTCGGCTATGCAACCAGTGAACGTGATGACTATATGCCGACAGCTTTGGCCTATGCCAGAGAGATAAGGGATGTACTGTATGCATATGCACTGCAACACCCTGAAACATTTGGTGTAGACCTCAAAACACAGGTGACTATAGACTACGGCAGCAAAGAGAATTTTGATAATTGTAATCCCATAAGGG
This is a stretch of genomic DNA from Sulfurovum zhangzhouensis. It encodes these proteins:
- a CDS encoding Na+/H+ antiporter NhaC family protein, which gives rise to MLTIFLAIITKDVIVSLLGGIFAGFLVLNGYNPAKAFTALWDGVIAIFAEGWIVKTLLFMLFIGAIIRLLTISGSVERFVVYLSEKSNRIDSPTGAMLLAYFIGVVIFIESSITSLVAGTVAKPLCDKNGVSREKLAYICDSTSAPICSLIPLNAWGALLLGLIITAIESNVITGDPISLLVYSIPYNFYSIFTLLIVLAVIFLNINIGPMSDATPKTYHLPENHYDIKPSLYGMVLPVVVMVAMVPVGLYITGDGDIFKGSGSTSVYYAVITTLLFMYLLFVPNKTISHKKYFEGLFDGMAHMLPVTTILVFALLIGKVIGDLGTAKYLATLLHGNISAILVPLLIFLVSSITAFSTGTSWGTFSIMMPIGLALGATLDLYIPLVIAAVISGGIFGDHASPISDTTIISSMAADCNHIDHVRTQLPYALLGGGLASIAFLIAGWVTI
- a CDS encoding SIMPL domain-containing protein, with amino-acid sequence MKNVFISIIVSIAIAASGYFIGQTMYNAKVAINTAEVKGLAERKVKADLVNWRLNFKVASNNKEDLSKLYSDAEKIQEDIITLLLQSGLKKEEINIGVISYSPIEFRDRDQKLVDQQHQLSNDIEIQTKKVDLISSVRSSMNKLIAKGIDINNFEPEYRFTSLNDIKPDMLKEATQNARVAANEFAQNAGIKVGSIRSAIQGNFVIRDVGEDYSDTKKIDKYVRVVTSITFYLTD